In Oligoflexia bacterium, a single genomic region encodes these proteins:
- a CDS encoding DUF819 family protein has product MLQTLHHPLLVFFFLCLCGFLGLYLEKKKHGAKVSAAVLAIVFGFALSNIGLLPETSVTYDFIWSYILPLSIPFFLFRANLFRIYKSLGSMMIAFSLGALGTILGTLLASNLLALDGLGPKIAAVFSASYIGGSVNFVSAAKVVNLTDANILSAGTAADNLLMALYFLILFYLANNTWFMQTFMSKKNCVTKETKNSLASNPLYLKADVILPAFVLASLFCALGLLMASLIEQDSSFILWTTLFCVLAASFFPKQIQAYQETDQIGLAMMQVFFALIGASAKLSSVLEHGMQLLLFIAIIIIVHMLCIIIGGKLFKLDPKVVLLASNANTGGPTTAVAMAGALKWENYKTAAVLAGTLGYAIATFIGASIFKILQ; this is encoded by the coding sequence ATGTTACAAACATTACACCACCCACTTTTGGTTTTTTTCTTTCTTTGTCTTTGTGGGTTTTTAGGCCTCTACTTAGAAAAGAAAAAGCATGGTGCAAAAGTATCCGCGGCCGTTTTAGCCATTGTTTTTGGTTTTGCATTGAGCAACATTGGTCTACTTCCTGAAACATCTGTCACCTACGACTTTATTTGGTCTTACATTTTGCCTTTATCCATTCCATTTTTTTTATTCAGAGCCAATCTTTTTAGAATTTATAAAAGTCTAGGTTCTATGATGATAGCGTTTAGTCTGGGTGCCTTAGGCACTATTTTAGGAACTCTGCTTGCATCAAACTTACTTGCTTTGGATGGTCTTGGACCAAAAATAGCCGCAGTTTTTAGTGCCTCATATATTGGTGGTTCTGTTAATTTTGTTAGTGCCGCAAAAGTCGTTAATTTAACAGATGCCAATATACTCAGCGCCGGTACCGCAGCCGATAATTTATTGATGGCTTTGTATTTTTTAATTTTGTTTTACTTGGCCAACAATACTTGGTTCATGCAAACATTCATGTCTAAAAAAAACTGCGTTACCAAAGAAACTAAAAATTCTTTAGCCAGTAACCCTCTGTATCTCAAAGCAGATGTTATTCTCCCAGCTTTTGTTCTTGCCAGTTTATTTTGTGCCCTAGGTTTACTGATGGCTTCTTTGATTGAGCAAGATTCAAGTTTCATTTTATGGACCACTTTATTTTGTGTTTTAGCCGCAAGTTTTTTTCCAAAACAAATTCAAGCTTATCAAGAAACCGATCAAATAGGATTGGCCATGATGCAAGTTTTCTTTGCACTGATTGGTGCTTCTGCCAAACTGAGCAGTGTACTTGAACATGGCATGCAACTCTTGTTGTTTATTGCCATTATTATAATTGTTCACATGTTATGCATCATCATTGGAGGAAAGCTGTTTAAGCTGGATCCAAAAGTTGTTTTACTGGCATCCAATGCCAATACAGGTGGACCCACTACTGCTGTGGCTATGGCCGGCGCTTTAAAATGGGAGAACTACAAAACAGCTGCTGTTTTGGCTGGCACCTTGGGCTATGCTATTGCTACGTTTATCGGTGCCAGTATTTTTAAAATTCTACAATAA
- a CDS encoding bifunctional homocysteine S-methyltransferase/methylenetetrahydrofolate reductase, which translates to MMKQKDSFLDYIQHGNIIIADGAMGTLLSPYVDPNTCVEALNLSAPEKVEQAHASYISVGSQLVETNSFGINYHKLKPYKLENKVKQLCNASVELAKKARGHKNVWIAGSVGPLTQRRRDLDLYTETDVQAMYQEVFESLANAGVDLFVLETFTRLSDIEVAVKQAKTVGLPILMQMAFGDHGVTDEGVSVEKFLQLAYAHNVEAVGSNCKIGPHLVSSVVEMQALNCAMPISVFPNAGYAQHIDGRYVYGATPKYFAQKLIDCIDFGAQILGGCCGTSPEHIKALSSALSDHPKTKVPIRTIKKNQLGAVQTSRDTTENLILKKINDPAMFVTVEVEPPKDLNLSRTIEHIQMLCQAGCDALNIPDNPLSIVRPDHVIFADIVKQHVDIPLILHLTCRDKNLIALRSNILGAMMAKVDSILAVTGDPASLGGHPGATSVYDVQSVGLIELIDSMNQQMQQSHPLSIGVAFNPNIKGELGIKTAMDKLAKKIKAGAHYIETQPIFDLEKLEFMTQQKQAMQLPVCLGIMPLLGQKNAEFLHNEVPGMKIPKEIRQRLAGLKRQAAQQEGLNIAKEIIDQAKNKGFNNFYIIPPMKKYHLAAELVEHAKKK; encoded by the coding sequence ATGATGAAACAAAAAGACAGTTTTTTAGATTATATTCAACATGGAAACATTATTATTGCAGATGGCGCCATGGGAACCTTGCTTTCCCCATATGTAGATCCAAACACCTGTGTGGAAGCTTTAAATTTATCTGCGCCAGAAAAAGTTGAACAAGCCCATGCGTCTTATATATCTGTTGGAAGTCAACTGGTAGAAACCAATAGTTTTGGTATCAATTATCATAAACTAAAACCTTACAAGCTAGAAAACAAAGTAAAACAATTATGCAACGCGTCTGTAGAACTGGCAAAAAAAGCCAGAGGCCACAAGAATGTTTGGATTGCAGGTTCAGTTGGACCGCTCACTCAGCGCAGAAGGGATCTTGATCTGTATACAGAAACAGATGTACAAGCCATGTACCAAGAAGTTTTTGAATCGCTGGCCAATGCTGGGGTTGACTTGTTTGTTCTTGAAACCTTTACCAGGCTATCTGATATTGAAGTTGCTGTAAAACAAGCAAAAACAGTGGGCTTACCCATTTTAATGCAAATGGCTTTTGGAGATCATGGGGTCACGGATGAAGGTGTTTCAGTAGAAAAGTTTTTACAACTTGCTTATGCCCATAATGTTGAGGCTGTGGGGAGCAATTGTAAAATTGGGCCCCACTTGGTTTCTTCCGTGGTAGAAATGCAAGCCTTAAATTGTGCCATGCCCATTTCGGTTTTTCCCAATGCTGGTTATGCGCAACACATTGATGGCCGCTATGTTTATGGCGCTACACCAAAATACTTTGCGCAAAAACTTATTGATTGCATTGACTTTGGCGCACAAATTTTAGGAGGCTGCTGTGGAACCAGTCCAGAACATATCAAAGCTTTAAGCAGCGCATTGTCTGATCATCCCAAAACAAAAGTGCCCATAAGAACAATTAAAAAAAATCAGTTGGGTGCCGTGCAAACAAGCAGAGACACCACTGAAAATTTGATCTTAAAAAAAATCAATGACCCAGCCATGTTTGTAACAGTTGAAGTTGAACCACCCAAAGATCTCAATTTATCCAGGACCATAGAACATATTCAAATGCTTTGCCAAGCCGGCTGTGATGCCTTGAATATTCCAGATAACCCTTTGTCCATAGTAAGACCAGACCATGTTATTTTTGCAGATATTGTTAAACAGCATGTTGATATTCCGCTTATTCTGCACTTAACCTGCAGAGATAAAAATTTAATTGCCTTAAGGTCAAACATTTTAGGGGCAATGATGGCCAAAGTCGATTCTATTTTGGCTGTGACGGGTGACCCCGCTTCTTTAGGGGGGCATCCAGGAGCAACATCCGTTTATGATGTACAGTCCGTAGGTTTAATTGAGTTGATTGATAGCATGAATCAGCAAATGCAACAATCACATCCTTTAAGCATTGGAGTTGCCTTTAATCCCAATATTAAAGGTGAGTTGGGTATAAAAACAGCCATGGATAAACTGGCAAAAAAAATTAAGGCAGGCGCGCATTACATTGAAACCCAACCCATCTTTGATTTAGAAAAATTAGAGTTCATGACGCAACAAAAACAAGCCATGCAATTGCCGGTCTGTTTAGGCATCATGCCTTTGTTGGGTCAAAAAAATGCAGAATTTTTGCACAATGAAGTTCCAGGAATGAAAATACCAAAAGAAATCAGACAAAGGTTAGCTGGACTAAAGCGCCAAGCTGCTCAGCAAGAAGGCCTTAACATTGCCAAAGAAATCATTGATCAGGCCAAAAACAAAGGTTTCAATAATTTTTATATCATCCCACCCATGAAAAAATACCACCTGGCCGCTGAACTGGTGGAACATGCAAAAAAGAAATAA
- a CDS encoding DUF2330 domain-containing protein: MKNVLLVILFISSNLYAFCGFYVAKADAKLFNEASKVVMVRHDNKTVISMMNDYQGDLKDFAVVIPVPSVLKKDQIHIGDKATIEHLDSFTAPRLVEYFDRNPCQQVYTRTMEMSAGPMAQSGMADKKASAKSLGVTVEAEYTVGEYDIVILSAKESKGLETWLLQNGYKIPDQAQAALKPYIKSGMKFFVAKVNIKEQNKTGLSYLNPLQVAFESNKFMLPIRLGTINAKGDQDIIIYILSKEGRVESSNYQTVKFPSNIELPEYVQNDFAKFYKDTFSAQVKKEGGQSIFTEYFWDMGWCDPCAADPLSKEELKSLGVFWLDDTENYPIQPNPGTMMPRRMPPQQSQPVKVTRLHARYNNKTFPQDIVFKETSDQQNFQSRFIIYRPWKGKASECSAAASYLDQLEKRKEQWAQNLANLTRWDINDIRKNVDIKPKEDKSEKKKSWWQKIWG, encoded by the coding sequence ATGAAAAATGTTTTACTTGTTATACTCTTTATCAGTAGCAATTTGTATGCTTTTTGTGGCTTTTATGTGGCCAAGGCTGATGCCAAACTGTTTAATGAAGCCTCTAAAGTGGTGATGGTTCGTCATGACAATAAAACTGTTATCAGCATGATGAATGATTATCAAGGTGATCTTAAAGACTTTGCTGTTGTAATCCCAGTTCCTTCTGTGCTTAAAAAAGATCAAATTCACATAGGTGACAAAGCCACCATTGAACATTTAGATAGTTTCACAGCTCCACGCTTGGTTGAGTATTTTGATCGTAACCCCTGTCAACAAGTGTATACACGGACCATGGAAATGAGTGCCGGTCCTATGGCTCAGTCTGGTATGGCTGATAAAAAAGCTTCTGCAAAAAGCTTAGGGGTGACAGTAGAGGCTGAATACACCGTTGGTGAATATGACATTGTGATTTTATCTGCCAAGGAATCCAAAGGTTTAGAAACTTGGCTGTTGCAAAATGGCTACAAAATACCTGATCAAGCCCAAGCCGCACTAAAGCCTTACATTAAGTCTGGTATGAAGTTTTTTGTGGCCAAAGTGAACATTAAAGAACAAAACAAAACGGGTTTAAGTTATCTTAACCCATTGCAAGTTGCCTTTGAAAGCAATAAATTTATGCTACCAATACGCCTAGGAACAATCAATGCCAAAGGTGATCAAGATATTATTATATATATTTTAAGCAAAGAGGGCCGGGTTGAGTCCAGCAATTATCAAACAGTTAAATTCCCCAGTAATATTGAGTTGCCTGAATATGTACAAAATGATTTTGCAAAATTTTATAAAGATACTTTCTCTGCGCAAGTCAAAAAAGAAGGTGGGCAAAGTATTTTTACCGAATACTTTTGGGACATGGGCTGGTGTGACCCGTGCGCAGCTGATCCTTTAAGTAAAGAAGAATTAAAGTCTTTGGGCGTGTTTTGGTTGGATGATACAGAAAACTACCCTATTCAACCCAACCCTGGAACCATGATGCCCAGAAGAATGCCTCCACAGCAAAGTCAACCGGTAAAAGTAACGCGTTTGCATGCTCGTTACAATAACAAAACTTTTCCACAAGATATTGTTTTTAAAGAAACCAGTGACCAACAAAATTTTCAATCACGGTTTATTATTTACCGTCCTTGGAAAGGCAAAGCCAGTGAATGTTCCGCTGCAGCTAGTTACCTTGATCAACTGGAAAAACGAAAAGAACAATGGGCGCAAAACCTTGCCAATCTTACGCGTTGGGATATCAATGATATTCGCAAGAATGTAGACATTAAACCCAAAGAAGATAAGTCAGAAAAAAAGAAAAGCTGGTGGCAAAAAATTTGGGGATAA